AGCGAGGGGAAGGTGATCGACTCGCTGCACCACGTCGGCGACGAACTGTTCGAGTTCACCGGCTGAGTTATCGACCGGAGTGAGCACCAGACGGGCTTCCGGGGGCTGTTCCGGCGCGACCCTGCGGATCGCAGTCGTGCCGAGAAACCGGCGCCGCAGACCGCATCAGGCGCTCTCGGTCGCCTCGAGCGAGTCCGACTCGTAGGCCTCCTCGTAGCGCGCCATCGCGTCTTCGTACCCCTGGCTCGCCAGTTCGTACGTCTCCCGGAGATCCGCGAGCGGCGTCTCCGTCGCGTCGACCCGGAGGTCGTCGTAGAACGGTGCCAGCTCCCGGTCTTCAGTCGTCCGCACGCGGACGGCCGCGCTCTGGATCGGTAACTCCTCGCGTTTGTCCCCGCCCTCCTCGTGGCCCGCCTCGAGGGCGTCGATCAGCCGTTCGGCGAGCGGCGCGTCCCCGCCGGCCTCGTAGGCGTCGGCGGTCGCCTCGAGCACCGCTTCTCCCGTCAGGAGGTTCCCCGCGACGGTGTAGCTCTCGCCCTCGCGGTGGCCGTACCACCCCTTGCACTCCTCGCCCGAGAACGCGAAGCTTCCCGAGGCGTCGACGCCGTGGAGCTGGCGCTGGGCGGCGCCGTCGTCGGCGTTGAGCAGCGCCTCGAGCGCGTCGTCGACGGCCAGTCCGTCGTCGATGTAGGCGATGCCGCGCCGGCCGAGGTCGACGTTGAC
Above is a genomic segment from Natrononativus amylolyticus containing:
- a CDS encoding DUF1028 domain-containing protein, translated to MTFSICVHETYESEDGETHDRFGVAVTTRLPGVGTLCPFVSENGAVATQSLVNVDLGRRGIAYIDDGLAVDDALEALLNADDGAAQRQLHGVDASGSFAFSGEECKGWYGHREGESYTVAGNLLTGEAVLEATADAYEAGGDAPLAERLIDALEAGHEEGGDKREELPIQSAAVRVRTTEDRELAPFYDDLRVDATETPLADLRETYELASQGYEDAMARYEEAYESDSLEATESA